The following are encoded together in the Lactuca sativa cultivar Salinas chromosome 1, Lsat_Salinas_v11, whole genome shotgun sequence genome:
- the LOC111900558 gene encoding myosin-2 yields the protein MATLSTLELMLHEIQNQENIGDHGGMPVLPQRPVSKARIPTRRTRRAILSFHLQEFGGKKKEEFVDGSPGLSKNNEDEKEKSIIIIQKCFRGYLARLQYYKLTEGIITLQSFVRGENARREFKKWSKMPTQTHVNQEFVWKPLRNRETTIVYLQSVVRDWLSRRHPNYMQNASSENMNDANNLHNDNIENEEHISVSEPYIRDLQRQVLRTEAALRHKKRENSLLALQIQQIDSKWELHKAEMSLKEKTWQDEFTSIQMSLAATRERTKSEIIHFPQNPSRRHDNGKIDLTIRQILELQENDFSFRMHNIHNFEKCQKQELRKLKGRFKSWKKEFKARLQDVKKTINRFDEAGRTKKVHKRCWVA from the exons atggCCACTTTGAGTACCCTGGAACTCATGCTTCATGAAATTCAAAACCAAGAAAATATTGGTGATCATGGAGGGATGCCTGTGTTACCACAACGCCCCGTCTCTAAAGCTCGAATACCAACCCGGAGAACTAGAAGGGCAATCTTGTCATTTCATTTGCAAGAGTTTGGTGGCAAGAAGAAGGAAGAGTTTGTTGATGGCAGCCCTGGTCTTAGTAAG AACAATgaagatgaaaaagaaaagagtATAATCATAATACAAAAATGTTTTCGTGGATACCTAGCACGCCTCCAATATTACAAGCTCACGGAAGGGATTATTACGCTTCAATCAT TTGTTCGTGGCGAAAATGCAAGAAGAGAGTTCAAAAAATGGTCAAAAATGCCCACACAAACACATGTTAATCAAGAGTTCGTGTGGAAACCATTAAGGAACAGGGAGACAACTATCGTATATTTGCAATCTG tgGTTCGAGATTGGTTAAGTCGAAGGCACCCTAATTATATGCAAAATGCATCCAGTGAGAACATGAATGACGCAAACAACCTACACAACGATAACATAGAAAACGAG GAACATATCTCGGTGTCAGAACCTTATATCCGTGACCTTCAACGACAAGTATTGAGAACAGAGGCCGCCTTACGCCACAAGAAACGTGAAAACTCCCTATTGGCGCTCCAAATTCAACAAATCGATTCAAAATGGGAGTTACACAAGGCTGAGATGAGCTTGAAGGAGAAAACATGGCAAGACGAGTTCACCTCTATTCAA aTGAGCTTAGCTGCAACTCGAGAAAGAACAAAAAGCGAAATCATTCATTTCCCCCAAAACCCTAGTCGACGACACGACAATGGCAAAATAGATCTTACAATTAGACAGATACTTGAGCTGCAAGAAAACGATTTTAGTTTTCGCATGCACAATATACataattttgaaaagtgtcaaaaacAAGAGCTTAGAAAGTTGAAGGGTCGATTCAAGTCATGGAAAAAAGAgttcaaagctcgattacaagatGTAAAGAAAACAATTAATAGATTTGATGAGGCTGGTAGGACAAAAAAAGTACATAAAAGATGTTGGGTGGCTTAG